ggccgaacttagcacgcttttacttgtttacactttttctctaaagcaatctaaaagtaaaagctgataactgacagaagaaagaacgcaattacagagtcacaagctgtgaaaaaatttgtcaacgccgactatataaaaaatccgcaattactttttgggcaacccaatatatctttcatccgatatggccgtttaaggctgtagaagccacaattttttaccgatctttacaaaagatggcatggggtgttttatttgacgtctccatatgtgtgcgaaatttcataaaaatcgtttcagatttagatatagctcccatatatatgtattggtatctaaattaaagtctgactagatttccagataagttctacatataaaaagtactacatgcactaggtggtgtagggtattatatagtcggtaccgcccgacttttacctttgCTTACTGGTTTTCTTGCATCCTTTGTTgcgtaaaaagagataccgggaaaagatctcgataAATTCGATCCATGATGAAGGGTATGTAACTTCCATTCGTTGCGAATTGTAAGcgataatcattttaatttttttaatttataaatataagtattaattttcaaagccaatatttgttaattttattaaataaaattctaCAAAATAATGTTAcacatatatcaaaaaataccaAAAGAAAGATTAACAATAAACGATTTCCCCTTAAGCTAGGGTATGACCGTATGGCGATACATAATCTCTTTGATAAGCCGACGGGTGCATATGATGCGCCATGGCAGCggaatggtgatgatgatgaccaTTCATACTGCCATAGGGATCTGATGTTTGAGATTTGGGCGTATTTGGTGGAGTGCCATTTAAAAGCTCCGTCATAAATCCAATATAGGTGATGGCCAAGCGCAAAGTTTCAATGCGCGAAAGACGCTTCTCATAGGCGAAAGTAGGAACCTTGGGACGTAATTTATCAAAGGCTTCATTCAAGTTGAGCATGCGGCGGCGTTCGCGAATGTTAGCCGCACGTCTTTGGGCCAAGGAGGCAGTGCGCCTACGAACCTTCTTATTAGGGTTGGAGTGCGATGAGGAAGAAACACCTGATTTATTGCCATCTTGGCGAGAATTGGAATTTGAATGAGGTGGAACCAAGCCGCTGACTTGTGAACGTTGCCACAAAGCTGGAAATAAGATAAGATTTGTTAATAGTTTCAAAACTAATTACTTTTTTCTCAAATACATACCCAATTCTGAGCATGGAAATCCAGCAATAAGATTCTGATAGGGAACCATAGATGGAGGTGGCGGTGcatcttgagcccacaaaggttGGTAAGGCAATTCCGCCATATATCCTGATACCGGGTGATGTTGCATATTTTTAATTCAATAAATTCTATTTCAAACActtcacaaaaatatttttttaagctttTCTGTATTTCAATGTtgtattccaatttttatttttgtgtagatAAAAATTCCAGTATGCTTAAAATTGTAATGTCCTTTAATGCAATTGGCAAAATGTCCTTTCTGTTTGGAAGTTTCTGTTTAATTGAATTTGGATTTTTCTACTTCAGCTTCTTTTATATCTTTGTAGATGTGTTTTCATATCCTTGTTGGAATATATTTCAACCCCAATGTGAATGCTGAAAAACACCCTGAATTGCATACGCCATTGTGACATTCCAATTGGTAACAGTTTCAACGATTTTGATTGGCTAATAGGAAATTTTTGAATATAAGGGAGATTTgcattaaatttttaagaattttaaaaaaagagGGCAGTAAGAACTAAAATGTGTGTATAATTGAGAGTGTAATACAGATGTCGCtaacaacagtggtggaaaactGAGCTAAACGTTGAAATATGTTAACCCATTCACAATGAAATACCATTGTAAATGGGTGCGACCAAgactttttattatacccaccaccctaggttggggttatactaatctagtcattgtattgtagccgttgagtgaagcggaagtgtttttatttcgctcatcaaagaaaaaataaatatatattcgtatctcggaataggtactatctattacgaaaaaattttaaagccttttggagtaggctagaaatggactccaaagactcaacatctgcgatGATGTCGTCAGACCGCAGCATATTGTCCTCCCCTCCCATAGGTGTGGGTGcattggcacctgtagtcgagagtaatgcttcaagcgctcaactagtcgtcagactaataaatgaggaagagacggataaaccagagggatgcacagttcgtccccagcctttaagtaaaggctCAGCTCATAAGCTCAGCTAAGCTCataagcagaccgagaaagcgatccggtacacgacgaaggagacagaagagaatgtaccggcagcgtaatcgagctaaagtgcaggatgctggaagggatagaactgacattccaggcacttctacggaagctggaaaaagaatcaaaactcccgaagagcataacactgctaaaatactgaagaagaaaaagagctccccgctttcaagtacccTGGAAAAACCAAGctagccatcccgcaatggaaactccagactgtgtcctgcggaggtggacaaagttggaacaggaacggaggaagcgcgcacggcccttgaGTCTTCAtgaaggactgtgacttccaaaaggccacagccatcacggaaggtgAAGATGgttgctgagaatggtaaggagccgccctcttacgccagagtggcaaggaagcacaacagagatgagctgacttatgtagtcatcaatatcgaatatcggctgtgcatccggtaggattcctccagatcatcggtcccaagtctaggatctggttaacgataggatttttgaacatgtgtggaactctgtagagtgTCCACCCTTACAAATGATGAGcggcgagtttagaggggacatctttacgctacGTTTTGCTCcggcagaatgtattgataccgtcaaacagttTGTCAGGGGTATTCACTCTCCCTGGAAGGGcccaaagctcgaccttgtgcgAAAGGTGGAGACCCCCAGCCCACAAAGgatacggtcttcatcaagggatggggcagtaaatttgcgacggaacgcatgttgcgattcttgggcaagcaaaaagtaaggtttggtcgcagagaagtgggagatcTTCcatagggaggagaaggaggaaggaactctctttgtggttgtcattgatcaagtctccgtgaggagtttggctaagactaaaggcatggcgcactacggcagcaaagctgtctttttcaagattgggaagactaggataggtagaaattttcattctacgataccaggcagtgcagtggcaggtgactcaacaccgcccaacaaacagggggccgacaacgagacaatcggcatctcttaatattggaaagactaggagaagcaatgatcctaatactaaaatatcaggcagtgcagtggcgagagacccaacacagcctaacaaacaggaacccgacgacggacccatcaccgacttaaagattcgaaATACTGGGATATGTAAAAATCGTAATCCTAATCctaacattaggcagcgcagctacagcagactcaatgcaacccaacgaacagggagccgatgacggtaccatcacctactcccaagaagcccatttacttaagatttggaaggcttagataggcaaagatcctagtattgaaacaccaggcaggcagaacagggaatggaaacccaataaagcttaacaaacaaggacccgacgatggaaccattaccgactttataaaaagtcggaagaatagactaggcaatgaacctaagacgataacatcaggcagtgcagtgacaggaaggTCCaagcagtctaaagaacaggggtcagacgatgagatcatcacctactcccaagatgcccatttattggaggaccaatgattgaggtaatccagatatacctccaccggagcgagactgctacacacgctctgatggagaaaatcagcaagggcaagattcatattgccttaattcaggtgCCATGGACGACCTGtaacaaagtctctggactaaaccatatcaacttcCAATTATCTTATGCTATCACtgatactcggccgaggacctgcgttatttgtcatagaaatttaaattattaggttgcccaaaaagtaattgcggattttttaaaagaaagtaaatgcatatttaataaaacttagaatgaactttaatcaaatatactttttttacactttttttctaaagcaagccaaaagtaacagcttataactggcagaagaaagaatgcaattacagagtcacaagctgtgaactaATTTGttaacgccaactatatgaaaaatccgcaattattttttgggcaacccaatatatattttccccagagttgtcaacgtcggatgcaacagtggtgagacagggagacggtggagcatacctggcatcactttatctgcctttcgactctcctacacagacaggaaacgaggtgctaatagggtgcgatgggaactctcatcacatttcgtggggtagcaccaactcttataagcggggccaagccctggcagagttcttgaatactaaccaCCTAATaccacttaatattggtaacaccgatacctttgttaataggattagggagcaggtattagatgtgacgatatgttccgaaaatctgatcgatgaggttcaggatagGAGggtctctgaccatcgctacattaggtttagaatagcacggctacCGCCGAATTCGATATGCTTCCGAAATAAGTTGAAatccaactggacaaaattcggaaggctactcagaagaaggcttgggcaagataattttgtttgtccaagcatagaagacattggcgaaaatgtcaacaggattacgactgcactggtggggtccttcgaaaatAGTTGTCTTCTTCGGGAAAGGGAATCAGCCCAAGAAataccctggatgaccggggagattcgctttattgggaaagaggtccacagACCTTTTAACaggtcgtaaaaaagcggaagtttattgggatgtgtattacacacgggttaaggaatacaataagattaccagagcggcaaaacgtgcctcctgtaagcttttctgcgaagaggtcgatagcgttaatgacgccgctaagataaacaagtaaaagcgtgctaagtttggccgggccgaatcttatataccctccaccatggatcgcatttgtcgagttcttttcccggcatctcttcttaggcaaacaaggatataagaaaagagttgctctgctattaaaacaatatcaagatatggtccggttcggaccacaattaaattatatgttggagacctgtgtaaaatttcagccaattcgtataagaattgcgcccattggggctcacgaagtaaaatagagagaacgatttatatgggatctgtatcgggctatagaccgattcagaccataataaacacgttcgttgatggtcatgagaggattcgtcgtacaaaatttcaggcatatcggataataattgcgatctctaggggtcaagaagtcgagatcccagatcggcttatatggcagctatatcaggttatgaaccgatttgaacattatttgacacagttgttgaaagtaaaaataaaatacgtcatgcaaaatttcagccaaatcggataggaattgcgccctctagaagctcaagaagtcaaatccacagatctgtttatatgacagctatatcaggttatgaaccaatttgaaccatacttggcacagttgttgaatatcataacgaaatacttcgtgcaaaaattcattcgaattggaaaagaattgtgccctctagaggctcaagaagtcaagacccaagatcggtttatatggcagctatatcaggttatggtccgatttaaaccatacttggcacagttgttgggtatcatagcaaaatacgtcgtgcaaaatttcattataatcggataagaattgcgccctctagaggctcaagaagtcaagacccaagatcggtttatatggcagctatatcaggttatgaaccgatttgaaccatacttggcacagttgttcgatataataacaaaatacgtcgtgcaaaatatcatttcaatcggataagaattgcgcactctagaggctcaagaaatcaagacccaagatcggtttatatggcagctatatcaggttatggaccgatttgaaccatacttggcacagttgttggatatcacagcaaaacacgtcgtgcgaaattccattccaatcggataagaattgctcaaggctcaaggctcaagaagtcgagacccaagatcggtttatatggcagctatatcaggttatgaaccgatttgaaccatactcggcacagttgttggatatcgtagcaaaacacgtcgtgcaaaatttcattccaatcggataagaattgcgcactctagagggtcaagtagtcaagacccaagatcggtttatatggcagctatttcaaaacacggaccgatatgggccatttacaataccaaccgacctacactaataagaagtatttgtgcaaaatttcaagcggctagcttaactccttcggaagttagcgtgctttcgacagacagacggacggacggacggacatggctagatcgacataaaatgtcgcgacgatcaagaatatatatactttatggggtctcagacgaattcttcgagtagttacaaacagaatgacgaaattagtataccccccatcttatggtggagggtataaaaagtttctctcaaaaacccatgtccaaactgaaactttggtagacgatatgggagtgagagcagaggcaacggaggacatgttgaggcttttgatgaaaacccattttccacaggatacgaggggactcacggagacaccggaatcttggaataatgacgttgatcgaaggtttataataacggaatttatggtgaaggaatccttggggagcttcaaaccatttaagtcacccggagctgatggaatattttcggcgttagTCAGCatgaatataagggagaaagtggcacagggcacgcaataggggggcattttaacgccactcctatggctgaccaccataaatgacttatTATTGATGCTGACTAAAGAGGGAtttaaacccgtctgctacgcagacgatgttattatacttctaaggggtagggATGCGAACGaggtatgcagaagggccgaatgggtcttgcatatggcatatgactgggctagacccagaggtttcaatgttcacccagagaagactgaaatatgcctgtttacgaggaagacgaaggtgggtgaATTTAACgctccacgtttcctcaataagacgatttcgatatctgacaaggtcaaatacttaggtgtgatcttggacaagaaactgaattggaagtgacgcattcaggagcgtactgagaagactcacagatgttggctcactatgtagacgggccgtaggctcgaaatggggcctgaatcctaggatagtccactggctctacaggagcgtgattagaccaatacttacttacttactgagtagtttggtggactgctatggggaaaaagtgcaacataaggaccatacaacaggttcagagaacatgttgtcttggcataggcggagcgatgaggaccatgcccactagggcactggagactattctattggcaggacgacgaaaatcctatggggagatctggattgtgagaagacgaggctattactgaaaggaagcaagcaggaggtcaggTTCGGTTCggtatcataaggggacacataggacttcgagttcacttatgcgaaataggtgcggcaagtgataccatgtggagggcatgtggagaattaggttgggtttaagtggcaggTTAAGTGGCCATCAGACGTTTTTGTGGTAtcacacaggaacagaagaaggaagatgtcttcttgTTCCTTTCGTTGAACCACGCGGATCGCTTtagaaagcccaacaacttgcgaatgttcacatccgcaaaGACAAATTCTcataaaaatgagaacctaaagtggaacgtCTTCCGACTGCAGtgctggacacacacacacaaaaggtgttctatagtttcttcttcttcgatgtcctaacagcttctgcaaaagtcgttactggcaaccttcagtctgtcagcatgttttaagaattgatagtgacctgtcatgacgcacACAATGACGGAATGGtccgttctagccagtgacatcaaagcggtagaccttttcaagtctaaataaggccacataattttagaATACTCACATCCCTTTATGTGGCCATTTAAgtgaagacacaataccagccaagaaccaacttaggggcatggcatggaaaactaataaggattttgtaagtagcacggaattcctaaccaagattttctttttataccctacatcaccactgtggtacagggtattataactttgtgcgtttgtttgcaacgctaagaaggagaagagctagaagAATCAGGAAGACTCACTTCCcaattcgattcgattcgaattagctatgactgtctgtctgtccttcttgtaatcaaggtgcagatcggatttattgtccgattttcataacATTTTTCGTAAGTCTCTTTTTCgtccaaggacgaacggtattgattttgaaaaaaatcggtccagatttagctctcatatatatcaacaattttccgatctttaccaaatttgttatgaaaaggttttgtgacgtcccaatatatgtgcaaaatttcatcagattcggatcagatttagatatagcttccatatatatctgtcAGCTGTTatggcttttaaggctgtagaaactgcaattttggtccgatctctacaaaattttgcaagagatgtTTTTTTAACGCtccaatacgattgcaaaatttcattaaagtggggttaaatttagatatagctcccatatatatctttcagccaaTATGGCATATTAAGACTTTAAAAGCCACagctttggtccgatctttacaaaattttgcatgatgttttatttatgtttttatgaaaataggTTCAAATTGAGATATGGGTTCCACGTACATCTTTCATCCCAtacggccttttaaggctgtagtcgccacaattttggttcgaactTTATACAATTTAGCGTGAGTTGTTTAATGTCCTAGcacgtgtgctaaatttcattaaagtcggtctttcatctgatatggccctTAAAGTCTGTAGTAGTCCTATAGAAAAATCGTACAAGGTTTTATTAAGTTTTCATATATTGAAAGTAGTACGTATgttgactcggtggtgtagggtattatataatcgGATCCGCCCGTCTTTTGCCTTTCGTTACTGGTTCAAGgttagtattaagagcgcacaacaagccgatttccGGCTTAGGTGTAAGTCCTTAGTGgtatgaggcggattaatatcagcaccctcttttcatcgTAACCAAATCTTCCCGCCATGTGAGTTgttaaaaagtgttttttagctattatctttttgacagCACTGGCTTAAATAGCTcaagcacgtttcgtgttttgtttcactgtcaaacatcttcagtttggtctaaaaTTTAATCACGAACAGTCCTTcaaatgaacaacgcttgcaaattattgaatttattatcaaaatgtgtgctctgttaagaaagttaatcgcgcgcttcttccattttatgatcAGTTTAATCGATCCACTGAAGTGGCTAATCCGGctattgtgactaaatttcgcaccaaatttATATTGTTGGAAATTAAACCACCAACACGATTATGTAAAGTGCGACAATGTGGACAATTTTGTGGAATGATTTAGGtgtgaagcctttcaaaatacagctggtgcaagaattgaagccgaacgacctaccgcaacgtagaatttttggtgaatgggcCCCTGAAATGTGGGCCGAAGATCATATCCGATACTTATGCCATTGTACATATCATTGCTCTCAATCAAATATTCAGGAATACCTTCATATTAAATGTAATCTCTGTTGTGCAATCTAGTCAGTACACAATTGTTTTTTGCTGTTTATAAAAGCTCAGTTTATTGTGTAGGAATTTAAGATTCCGTTTAACCTTAGTACAATGCACTTGCAATCCATTTATCTAATCCTTTGAGTAACCACTAGGGTCAGCTTACCGAAAATTTTGCAGCAGCAATTTGGTTTAGTATCGTCTtcaaacacatacacatacatacatgagTAAATATCCATGTCTCTATGATTTACTTACTTATTTAAGAAACCACATTAATTCACAATATCGGATTACATGGAATAAATTGGGGTTGCCAACAGAAAATACaggaataattaaaaaaaacactctTTTCTCTTCTATAGAGCCAAGTAAAGATTAAAATCTTAAAACATGAACACATTGACCCAGTTCATGGTGTCAAATTTAATTAACATTTCCTGCTCTTTCTCTCACTCCGACTAAGTTGTAGTGCATGAGTGAGTGACTGGAGAAGAATGCAATATGGAGTTTTTTTCTGTTTACCTTTATGCTGTACACAGCAAAGTCTTAGCCAAGAAAATCTTCCTAAAACAATCACTAGACAAACATGTAAACATTCACTGTTTATGCTTAACACAATATACTGCTCGTATATGTTGAAGCATGTGTTTAAATTCACGCGGTAAAGGGCCCAAGAGTTGATTGTTTCAGAGGGGCGCTACAAAAATTTTGCCATGTAACAGAAGAAATAGAAACAATGTATAGTTCAGttaaggctaggttaggtttaagtggcagtctctcagcagactcactcagacgttttcgtccattatgattCCTTAGGAACAGGAGAAAGAAAAGGCATTCTGTTCctacctttgaaccatccagatcgcattAAAAAACCTAACAACTGCTAATTCAGACAAATTCTCATAGAactgagaacctaaagtggaacttctatTGTCTCatttcctcgacgtcctcacagcttctgcaaaggtcgttacttgcaaccttcagtctgtcagcatgtttaccgatcagacagtgagcTGTCATGACGGACCCAATGGCTGAGGCATCTGCTTTAGCCAGCGACAAAGCGGTAGACTCCTTCATGTCTTCactgggccacataattttggagtgttcacccACTTTGCGACCATCCACTTTGTCGCTAGGGGCATACCcaaagattccagttccccAGGAATGtgaaaggtagttcctagtctcgcaagctggtACCTTTACCATTTTCTGTTTGCCGCACTGCAGAAATAGTCCCagcaaccagaacaggtgaattttgaacttctcaacaatctcgttgagagatctgcgtcaGTCGAGGAAGGTTTTGAATTCAAAACAtgtaagagagtgctaagttcggccgtgccgaatcttatataccctccaccatggatcgcatttgtcgagttctatgcgcggtatctctttttaggcaaacaaagaatat
This Stomoxys calcitrans chromosome 2, idStoCalc2.1, whole genome shotgun sequence DNA region includes the following protein-coding sequences:
- the LOC106094457 gene encoding protein Fer3: MQHHPVSGYMAELPYQPLWAQDAPPPPSMVPYQNLIAGFPCSELALWQRSQVSGLVPPHSNSNSRQDGNKSGVSSSSHSNPNKKVRRRTASLAQRRAANIRERRRMLNLNEAFDKLRPKVPTFAYEKRLSRIETLRLAITYIGFMTELLNGTPPNTPKSQTSDPYGSMNGHHHHHSAAMAHHMHPSAYQRDYVSPYGHTLA